DNA sequence from the Pseudoduganella plicata genome:
TATGCCGGCGCGATCTCGGGCTTCGCCAGCGTGGAGTTGCGCAGCGGCGCCATGACGCTGACCGGCCAGAGCACCTACACCGGCAGCACACTTCTCGGCGACGCCACCCTGACGCTGGTGGGCGCCAACCGCATCGACGCGGCCAGCGCGCTGGTCATGGCAGGCGGCACGCTGGACCTGACGGGCGCCGCCGCCCAGACGTTCGCCAGCCTGGCGCTGACGGGCGACGCCACCATCGTGCTGGGCCAGTCCGCACTCACCTTCAACGGCCTGGCGGCAGTCAGCGATGGCGCCAGCCTGACGGTGCTGGACGACGAGGGCACCCCAGGCTACGCCTTCCGCCTGCTCGGCAACTACGCCGGCAACGCCACGTTCCTCGACCTGATGCGCGCCACGACAGTGGACGCGATGGCCGTCACGTACAGCTTCGACGGTACCTACACCAACGTCCAGGCAGTACCGGAACCCGCCACGGCAGCCATGCTGCTGGGCGGCCTGGCCGTACTGACCAGCGTCGCCCGCCGCCGCAAAGCTCGCTCGATGACGGGACAATAATTGTTCCACCGAAAAAACTTGGTACTCAACGGCGATCCTTGCTATAATCTGCGCCTCTCGCAAGGCGGGAGCAGCAGCATGCAGGAGAGATGGATGAGTGGTTTAAGTCGCACGCCTGGAAAGCGTGTGTAGGTTCATAGCCTACCGGGGGTTCGAATCCCCCTCTCTCCGCCAGGAACACAAATGTAAAAAAGCCACCCTCGGGTGGCTTTTTTACATTTGTTTCATGGCGGAGAGAAGGAGAGCCCCTGCGGGCTCTCCGCGGGGGATTCGAAGACTCGCGCCTACCAGCGCGGGGCTCTCCGAATCGCCCATTTGTCGTTGGGGAGCGATTGTCCGCTGCGCGGGCAATCGCTTCCCAACGGCGCCGCGCGCCAAGGGCGCGCGCAGTAACCCATTCAAAACCACGCCCGCGACCTCGCGTCCCAAAACCCTGCAACGATCAACGCGACGTTGCTGGCGACCACCGGAACGCGCCACGCCAACGCCACCGCGCCTTTGCGACCAACCGCCGCAAAGGCGCAGTTGACCCTAAAAAGACGCTGCAAGTTAAACAACGCCTCCGCCGGATTCAGGGTGGTCCGCTACCGTAGGCAACCTGAGCGATACGGCCGCAATGGCGCCTTAAGCTACTCGGCAATCTGAACCGTCCCTTTGTCGAAACGCAGCGCAGCAGTGCCCCGCGTCACAGTCATCTGTTGTTTGACCCCATAGGTAACAGGCGTATTATCCTTGTCGGCGCAATTCTCCAGTATGACCGTCATGCCCCAGTATTCTGTCCACGCTGCCTTAGTCTTGTATTCATAGTGATACTGGTTCGACGCTGGGTAGGGAAGGGGACAGGGCCTAACGCACCGGCCAGTCCATGTTGCGTAACACAAACAAACGATGAAGGGGGTTCGTCGTCCGCTGGGACGGCACCCGCTTTTTTGGAACGGAAAACCTGGAACTTCCCCGATCCGAGCTCCCCTTTCATCCTTGAAATTTCCCTGGGTGTATGGAAATTCACGGCCCAGTAACGCGGTTTATCACTCTCCGCATAATCGTAAATCACAGCAATGCCCAGCTTCCGATTGTAGGCAACCGTGCGAATCGCGGACTTAAGCCTGGATTCCCAGAAAGGGTAATCGGCGATGCGTTGTTGATATGCGGAAGTTGCATCCCCGGTAGTAACGGTCCAGCCCGTGTCACTCGTGTAGTAGTTTGTGAGCCTGCCGACGGTTCGCATCGAAGCTTCAGGGATACCGAATCTGGTCGTATCTTTTGGTTCTGCCTGGCCCATCCCATCGTCATAAGTCAGTGCGTTCTTGTAGCGCGTAGCGCGACGGAGCAGTGCTTTTTTTTCACTTGGAACATTTTCGTCACCTGTGCCATATTCCCCACTGGAGATGAAAATTGGAGAGCCTTTGGAAACAAAAGCAAAGCCATTATTGTCGCCATGGTTATGGTTGTAGGTGCCTAGCCGGCTTGATCGGAAATAAAGACTAGAGCGGTCGGGGTTCGCGGTGTCCGAATGCATTGCAACCAGTCCGGCATCTTCAAATAAATATGAATTCGGTAACTCTGGGGTTTCGGCGGTGCCGGGCGGCACGGAAAGGCCGAACATAAAGAAGTTGAAGAAACGCAGTTGCGTGTTGTCCCCGATTTCCAACTTGGGAGAATTATCTCTGTAATACCATTCATCAATCGGTTTTCCCGTCACGTGCGCGTATAGCCGATAAGAGTTCCAGGCGTACGAATAATAGTTATCGGTTCTCTCCGCTGAGTCGCCAAACGGGCTACCCAGCAGCGTGTCTTTCTCCCGTGTTCGTGGCGTGAATGCGATGAAATTGTCATGGAACTTGTGAAGTGCCGGCGTATTGCCCAGATCTATGTCTGCCAGCAGCTTGAACGCAGCCAGCGTGCGGCTGTAAACATCCAAGGTCATCCAGCCATAATAGGTACTGTTGCCGAAAGCACTGTCGTCACCGCTACCCCATGGGGCAAGTGTCGTAACAGCGCGGTCCCAGGCTTGCGACAGCATTGTCCCATCCGGGTCGACCTTGAAGCCATCCAGGTCCATGCCGCTGGTGTACATCAGTGCCTCAGCAAGATAAAGCGCGCCAGTCAATCCGTGGGAATCGTAAGGATTTTCCTGGAGGTTCGGTAATAGCTCAAATTTCTTGTCGTAGTGGTCAATCGCCAGCTTCATCCTTGCCACAATTGCCTGAGCGATTGGTACGCTCTGCTTTTTCTCGGCAGCCGTCATGTCCGCGTAAAGCAAGTCCAGCGCACGGGCCAGAGTCAAGTAAATCTCACGATTGGCCTGGTCTCCTTCGGTGGTTTCGCCGGTTGGCCCGTCTCCCGATACGTCCCAGGCGGCCATCGCCAACATCCGCTTCAGAGCAGCGTCGCGATATGTCGAGTCTTTGGTGATGACGGCGGCGATGGCGATGCGTTCCAACGGCCTTGTCGCTGTTATGGTTGCGTTAGTCCTGCCTGTGCCACTCATTCCTGTATTAGGTTCGGGCGGTAAGGTGGATATATCTTTCTCCGCCAAGGCAGTGGTGAGCAGGCGGTCATAAAGGGTCTCTAAATGCCCGCCTCCCAATTTGCTTCTAATAGTCGTGAAGCTGACCGGGGTACCGTTATTCTCGCGCGGCACAATACGCGGATGCTGTTTTTGGCGAACAGTTGCGGTAACAGTCGCGGCGCTGGGATAACTGTCCAGCTCAGCGCCCAAATACTCGAATTTTCGGGTTTGGGTCCGGTCACCGTATCCTGCTCTGGCAAATACCACTGTCCAGGTGTATACCCCCGTTTTTGTCAGCGGCTGGTCCAGCAAGAGCCGCGGTATGGACACGGATTGGCGGTCCACGATCTTATTGCCGTCGGGATCGACCAGCGTGAACGACATGCTGTATTCTTTTAAACTGTCGGCTTGCGGCCAGACAAATACCGGATGCTCGACCCGTACCGTCGCGCAATGCCGAGGTTCGACCCGTGGATAATAGTGTGTCGGAACCGGCTCTCTGGGGTCGCAGCCCGCCGTGTACCGTTCCTTGATAAACTCCCCGGTCAGCGCACTTCCGTACCGGAAATTCAGCGTCTTCACACCCCCATCGGACGTCCGCAAAGTGTAGGTAACCGCCAATGCCGAACCTTGCTCAGGTACGATCACACTTACTAAGGATCCCGTGACTGGCGCTCCGTCCAGAGTGACGCTTACGCCAGGCGTAACGGACCACTCCAGTTTTATCGACTGCTTTGGTACCACCGTTGGCAGACCATCGGCCCGGCCGTTGGAAGTAAAGGAATTTATACCGGCGTAACAGCTCATCGACAGCACAGACAGCGATACTGCGGCTGCGGTCTTTATTAACATGGGTTCTCCATAATTTAGGAAGGCGAACGCTCTGAGTCTAGTCTGCGACCACACCAAGACTAAGCAAAAGTGAGCGGAAAATGGGGTATGCCTGGACGGAACGTCGTAAGCTCCAATCGCCGAGACGATAACGAATCCTCCCAGCCGCCGACGATTATATATTGATAATAATACACTTGTGAGCAATTTCGCTCGCTGGCGTGTGCTACGGAAGACATTTTCGGTCAGTGCCTCCACCCGAGCCAAGGCCCGCAGAGAGAGAGATGCCGGCGCAGCATTACTTTATCGACGCATGCGGCCGTGGAGACCCCAACCTGTCCGCAAATAACTGTGCTAATGTCACGCAACCTTAATGATTGCGCTACCATGCCAAAATTCCTAGCCAACACCCTCCGCTGGCAAATGATCACCCTGATCATGCTAGGCGCAGTCATCAACTACCTCACCCGCAGCACCCTGGCAGTAGCGGCCCCCACGCTGCTGCAAGAGCTCCAGATAACCACCCAGGAATACTCATACATCACGGCAGCCTTCCAGGCGACGATCATGCTGCAACCGCTGTGCGGCTACCTGCTTGACGTGATCGGCCTGAAACTGGGCTTCGCCATCTTCGCCACCGCCTGGTCGATCATCTGCATGCTGCACGGCCTGGCGACGAACTGGCAGATGCTGGCGGTGCTGCGCGGTGCGCTGGGACTGGCCGAAGGCTCGGCGAATCCCGCCGGGATGAAGGCGGTGTCGGAGTGGTTTCCCGCCAGGGAGCGGGGCATGGCGGGCGGGATCTACAACGTGGGCGCGTCGTTCGGGTCGATGCTGGCGCCGCCGCTGGTCGTGTGGGCCATCCTGTACTACAACTGGCAGTCGGCGTTCGTCATCACGGGGGCGCTCGGTCTGATCTGGGTCGCGGCGTGGCTGCTGCTGTATGACGCGCCGAAGAAACACCGGCGGCTGTCGCTTGATGAGGCGCGGCATATCACGGCCGGGCAGGAGGCGCATCTGCAGGGCGACGGCACCCGCCCGTCCATCCTCAGCGTGCTTAAAATGCGCAATTTCTGGGGCATCGCGTTGCCGCGCTTCCTGGCCGATCCGGCGTGGGGCACGCTGTCGTTCTGGGTCCCGCTGTACCTGACGACTGTGCGTCACTTCGACCTGGCGCAGATCGCCATGTTTGCGTGGCTGCCTTTCCTGGCGGCCGATCTGGGATGCCTGTTCGGACCCGTCGTCGTGCTGGCGTTGCAGAAGCGTGGCGTACGGCTGATCGATGCGCGCCGCGGTGCGTTCACGCTGGGCGCCTGCATGATGATGGGCGTCGCCTTTGTCGGCTTTGTCGACAGCCCGTATGCGGCCATCGCCTTGCTCAGCCTCGCCGGTTTTGCGCACCAGACGCTGTCCGTGACCGTCATCACGATGTCGTCCGACCTTTTCAGGCGCAACGAGGTGGCGACGGTTGCCGGCATGTGCGGCACCTTCGGCAACCTGGGCCTGCTGATCTTCTCGCTGCTGATCGGCGGCCTGATGGCCAGTGTCGGCTACACGCCATTCTTTGTCAGCCTGGCCGTGCTCGATCTCGTGGCCGCTGTGCTGCTGTGGACCCTCGTGCGCGAACCCCAACCTGCCGATACAAAATGATCCAGAACCCCATCCTGCGCGGTTTCAATCCCGACCCGTCCATCGTCCGCGTGGGCGACGATTACTACATCGCCACGTCGACCTTCGAGTGGTATCCCGGCGTGCAGATCCACCACTCGCGCGACCTGATGAACTGGCGTCTGCTGACGCGGCCCCTCACGCGCCCCAGCCAGCTCGATATGCTGGGTGTCCCGGATTCGTGCGGCGTGTGGGCGCCGTGCCTGACGCATGCGGACGGCCTGTTCTGGCTGATCTACACGGACGTCAAGCGCTACGGCTGCACGTCCACCGGCGGTGCCACGGGCAGCGCTTCGCTGCGCGACTTTCACAACTACCTCGTCACCAGCCCGG
Encoded proteins:
- a CDS encoding heparinase II/III domain-containing protein; its protein translation is MLIKTAAAVSLSVLSMSCYAGINSFTSNGRADGLPTVVPKQSIKLEWSVTPGVSVTLDGAPVTGSLVSVIVPEQGSALAVTYTLRTSDGGVKTLNFRYGSALTGEFIKERYTAGCDPREPVPTHYYPRVEPRHCATVRVEHPVFVWPQADSLKEYSMSFTLVDPDGNKIVDRQSVSIPRLLLDQPLTKTGVYTWTVVFARAGYGDRTQTRKFEYLGAELDSYPSAATVTATVRQKQHPRIVPRENNGTPVSFTTIRSKLGGGHLETLYDRLLTTALAEKDISTLPPEPNTGMSGTGRTNATITATRPLERIAIAAVITKDSTYRDAALKRMLAMAAWDVSGDGPTGETTEGDQANREIYLTLARALDLLYADMTAAEKKQSVPIAQAIVARMKLAIDHYDKKFELLPNLQENPYDSHGLTGALYLAEALMYTSGMDLDGFKVDPDGTMLSQAWDRAVTTLAPWGSGDDSAFGNSTYYGWMTLDVYSRTLAAFKLLADIDLGNTPALHKFHDNFIAFTPRTREKDTLLGSPFGDSAERTDNYYSYAWNSYRLYAHVTGKPIDEWYYRDNSPKLEIGDNTQLRFFNFFMFGLSVPPGTAETPELPNSYLFEDAGLVAMHSDTANPDRSSLYFRSSRLGTYNHNHGDNNGFAFVSKGSPIFISSGEYGTGDENVPSEKKALLRRATRYKNALTYDDGMGQAEPKDTTRFGIPEASMRTVGRLTNYYTSDTGWTVTTGDATSAYQQRIADYPFWESRLKSAIRTVAYNRKLGIAVIYDYAESDKPRYWAVNFHTPREISRMKGELGSGKFQVFRSKKAGAVPADDEPPSSFVCVTQHGLAGALGPVPFPTQRRTSITMNTRLRQRGQNTGA
- a CDS encoding MFS transporter, with the protein product MITLIMLGAVINYLTRSTLAVAAPTLLQELQITTQEYSYITAAFQATIMLQPLCGYLLDVIGLKLGFAIFATAWSIICMLHGLATNWQMLAVLRGALGLAEGSANPAGMKAVSEWFPARERGMAGGIYNVGASFGSMLAPPLVVWAILYYNWQSAFVITGALGLIWVAAWLLLYDAPKKHRRLSLDEARHITAGQEAHLQGDGTRPSILSVLKMRNFWGIALPRFLADPAWGTLSFWVPLYLTTVRHFDLAQIAMFAWLPFLAADLGCLFGPVVVLALQKRGVRLIDARRGAFTLGACMMMGVAFVGFVDSPYAAIALLSLAGFAHQTLSVTVITMSSDLFRRNEVATVAGMCGTFGNLGLLIFSLLIGGLMASVGYTPFFVSLAVLDLVAAVLLWTLVREPQPADTK